In a single window of the Metopolophium dirhodum isolate CAU chromosome 2, ASM1992520v1, whole genome shotgun sequence genome:
- the LOC132938644 gene encoding LOW QUALITY PROTEIN: echinoderm microtubule-associated protein-like CG42247 (The sequence of the model RefSeq protein was modified relative to this genomic sequence to represent the inferred CDS: deleted 1 base in 1 codon) — translation MLAPTVTIQPSSRPSSTMGEREVMASADGSDEKHEPNLKEIVAPARLNVPQSENKSESEDEDYQEVSRHTQQMGHNVGPAGYWQSVPNSRAASPGNDNGSETSSVMPAPVPGLAASRVAKDKYNHLSYWKARKVTFFKNGDLYFPGLELRFRPGRDIGNLEALLDKLSSRMDLPRGARYLFSMDGGRVVSLDQLEDDQSYVVSSYKSFKNANYGKKSGGWNSTTTPTAGSGWSRQSSMSRKQSVVDANELTSATSGLNITKSSTTRVIRIINNFDHTVQCRVLLNLRTTQPFEEVIEDLGHVLKMNNAKRMLTVSNQEVRSFSQLRNEFSDVDTFYITSESRVLSPPFRRSRSRGALAVEPIINNVPTKAEKQRRARSKSRPRALYAADTDIVKVPPDYTVLDVMKEEPIRVQIRGARKTFFPPMVHSPADDSPPDKRLTLNWVYGYRGVDTKRNLWVLPTGELLYYVAAVAVLYDRDEESQRHYIGHTEDIQCMDIHPSKEMVASAQKAGRTRKTQAHIRIWSPETLYTLYIVGNGEFEEGVSALAFSQLTGGNYLLAVDCGREKMLSVWQWQWGHLLGKVATMQTEDILGASFHPLDDNLMITYGKGHLTFWTRRKDGFFEKIDIIKAPSRTVVTSLQFEQEGDVITADGDGFITIYSVDSDGAYYVRMEFEAHNKSINALIMLPEGTLLSGGEKDRKIIAWDSLQNYNKITETKLTEVYGGVRSLYPQRPGRNDGNIYVGTIKNHILEGSMQRRFNRIVFGHSKQLWGLAVHPDDELFATAGYDKNISLWKRHALLWSTQITYECVSLTFHPFGTALVAGSVEGYLVIINAENGSVVSSVRVCGSALTCMGFNPAGDTIAVGSQNGSVYLYRVSRDGFTFKKSNKIRGVQPLVHLDWSTDGNYLQTVTAEYDLVFWDVKGLVQEKSAPAMKDVKWYTYNATIGYLVSGIWHNRYYPISSMISTANRSSAHDLFITGDTDGHLRLFRHPCILTKSEYNEEKVYSGQVSSVRFLYNDRNVVTVGGTDAALMLWDVIED, via the exons ATGTTGGCGCCAACTGTCACTATTCAACCTTCATCCCGACCGTCCAGTACGATG GGAGAACGAGAAGTTATGGCATCCGCGGACGGCAGCGACGAAAAACATGAACCAAATTTGAAAGAGATTGTTGCCCCTGCAAGATTAAACGTCCCTCAGTCCGAAAACAAGTCGGAAAGTGAAGATGAAGATTATCAAGAA gtGTCACGTCACACACAACAAATGGGACATAATGTCGGACCAGCGGGATATTGGCAGAGTGTACCTAACAGCAGAGCAGCTAGTCCTGGCAATGACAACGGGAGCGAAACATCATCAGTTATGCCTGCTCCTGTCCCCGGATTGGCTGCTTCTAGAGTAGCTAAAGACAAATATAATCATCTATCGTATTGGAAAGCGAGAAAA gtaactttttttaaaaatggcgATTTATACTTTCCGGGATTAGAACTACGGTTCAGACCTGGGAGAGATATTGGAAATTTAGAAGCATTATTGGACAAATTATCATCACGAATGGATTTACCTCGTGGAGCGCGATATTTGTTTTCTATGGATGGCGGCAGGGTTGTCAGTTTAGATCAATTAGAAGATGATCAGTCATACGTGGTTTCCTCTTATAAAAGTTTTAAG AACGCCAACTATGGTAAGAAATCTGGTGGTTGGAACTCTACAACTACCCCGACTGCTGGTTCGGGTTGGTCGAGGCAATCGTCTATGAGTAGGAAGCAGTCAGTAGTTGATGCTAACGAGTTGACTTCAGCTACTTCAGGACTTAATATAACTAAATCATCTACAACTAGAGTTATAAGGATCATCAATAATTTCGATCACACAGTACAG TGTCGAGTTCTACTTAATTTGCGAACCACCCAACCTTTCGAAGAGGTCATTGAGGATTTAGGACATGTGCTCAAAATGAACAATGCTAAACGCATGTTAACCGTGTCTAATCAAGaa gttcGTAGTTTTTCGCAACTGAGAAATGAATTTTCAGACGTGGACACATTTTACATTACGTCTGAGTCACGTGTACTATCACCGCCATTCAGAAGATCACGATCCAGAGGGGCATTAGCGGTTGAAccgattataaataatgttccTACAAAGGCGGAGAAACAAAGGAGAGCCAGAAGCAAAAGTCGACCTCGTGCACTATACGCAGCCGATACAGATATTGTTAAAGTTCCTCCAg aTTATACAGTTTTGGACGTGATGAAAGAAGAGCCAATACGCGTGCAGATAAGAGGAgcaagaaaaacatttttcccTCCAATGGTCCATTCTCCTGCAGATGATTCACCTCCAGACAAAAGATTGACTTTAAATTGGGT TTACGGTTATCGTGGCGTCGATACGAAAAGGAACTTGTGGGTACTGCCTACCGGAGAACTTTTGTATTACGTCGCGGCTGTGGCCGTGCTTTATGATAGGGATGAAGAATCACAAAGGCATTATATCGGTCACACTGAAGATATTCAATG TATGGACATACATCCTTCCAAGGAAATGGTAGCTTCAGCTCAAAAAGCTGGTAGAACACGAAAAACACAGGCTCACATTAGGATCTGGAGTCCCGAAACTCTGTATACTCTGTACATAGTTGGCAATGGCGAATTTGAAGAAGGAGTCAGTGCATTAGCATTTTCACAGCtc actggaggaaattatttattagctGTCGATTGCGGAAGAGAAAAAATGTTATCTGTGTGGCAATGGCAATGGGGACATTTATTGGGTAAAGTTGct ACAATGCAAACTGAAGACATACTAGGGGCGTCTTTTCATCCTTTAGATGACAATTTAATGATAACTTATGGTAAAGGCCATTTGACGTTTTGGACCAGACGGAAGGATGggtttttcgaaaaaattgatatcataaaagca CCTTCGCGGACAGTAGTTACCAGCTTACAGTTCGAACAAGAAGGGGACGTAATTACGGCGGATGGTGATGGATTTATTACGATTTACTCTGTAGACAGCGATGGCGCGTATTATGTCAGGATGGAATTCGAG GCACATAACAAAAGCATAAATGCTCTTATAATGCTACCGGAAGGCACTCTATTGTCCGGGGGTGAGAAAGACCGTAAAATCATAGCTTGGGAttcattacaaaattacaaCAAGATAACTGAAACAAAA tTAACTGAAGTTTATGGTGGTGTAAGAAGCCTATACCCTCAACGGCCAGGGAGAAACGACGGTAACATATACGTAGGCAcgataaaaaatcatattctaGAAGGATCAATGCAAAGGAGATTTAATAGA ATAGTATTTGGTCATAGTAAACAATTGTGGGGATTAGCAGTCCATCCCGATGACGAACTTTTTGCCACTGCAGgttacgataaaaatataagtctATGGAAAAGGCATGCTTTACTGTGGAGTACTCAA ATCACATATGAATGTGTATCACTTACCTTTCATCCATTTGGTACTGCTCTTGTGGCCGGTTCAGTCGAAGGATATTTGGTTATCATAAATGCTGAAAACGGGTCTGTGGTGTCAAGTGTTAGAGTGTGCGGTTCTGCTTTGACGTGTATGGGTTTTAAtccag CCGGCGATACAATAGCCGTTGGTTCTCAAAATGGTAGTGTATATCTGTATCGAGTAAGTAGAGACGGATTCACGttcaaaaaatctaataaaattagaGGAGTCCAACCATTGGTGCATTTAGACTGGAGTACGGATGGAAATTATCTACAAACAGTCACTGCCGAATACGACCTCGTTTTTT GGGATGTCAAAGGATTGGTACAAGAAAAAAGCGCACCTGCAATGAAGGACGTCAAATGGTATACATATAACGCAACCATAGGCTACTTAGTttctg GTATTTGGCATAACAGATATTATCCAATTTCATCAATGATAAGCACTGCCAACAGATCATCAGCCCATGATCTTTTTATAACCGGAGACACAGATGGACATCTTAggttatttag GCATCCGTGTATTCTTACTAAATCCGAATACAACGAAGAAAAGGTTTATAGTGGACAAGTATCGAGTGTTAGATTTTTGTACAACGATAGAAACGTTGTGACAGTCGGTGGAACAGATGCGGCTCTTATGCTATGGGATGTCATAGAAGATTAA
- the LOC132938645 gene encoding transcription factor HES-1-like, whose amino-acid sequence MSSTNNDSEDDDPRVHSSGMSSPGQPRRYELSKSELRKNNKPIMEKKRRARINQCLNELKTLILDALKKDPARHTKLEKADILEMTVRHLQSLHRNGNASRPLAPTACPTAEPLSPSSSTAALTAVVVQKFQTGYQECAGEVNRFVDRLDGVDEDIKKRLMSHLDSCVAKMRYVAAAAGTVPPPPPPPRPHVDNSYSLHRRLDQAAASALAAAASVPMPSSRPVLQQSLLGDLSLPIVPPTVPPPSIPKAGRLRTSAFTAVHGQLPPQDVGPTPFVYCDEPDVSSTSSWAEDMAAAAASLQHPPLDFSMKKTVAGCSNKRPLGDIPVNVPTAAASSSHKQSTTAASSGDGPTPARVRRPEAVAAAVRPCEGPDSDPNMWRPW is encoded by the exons ATGTCATCGACGAACAATGACTCAGAAGACGACGATCCGAGGGTGCATTCGTCGGGGATGTCATCCCCCGGCCAGCCCAGACGTTACGAGCTTTCGAAATCTGAGTTgcgaaag aacAATAAACCAATTATGGAGAAAAAAAGGAGAGCCAGAATCAATCAATGTTTGAACGAACTGAAAACACTTATATTGGATGCACTGAAAAAAGAT ccGGCAAGACACACAAAGTTGGAAAAAGCGGACATCCTAGAAATGACCGTGCGGCACCTGCAGTCGTTGCACCGGAATGGCAACGCCAGCCGACCACTGGCCCCGACCGCCTGTCCGACGGCCGAACCGTTATCGCCTTCGTCGTCAACCGCAGCCTTAACAGCGGTGGTCGTTCAAAAGTTCCAGACGGGTTATCAGGAGTGCGCCGGCGAGGTGAACCGATTCGTCGACCGGTTGGACGGGGTAGACGAAGACATCAAGAAGAGGCTGATGTCGCACCTGGACTCGTGCGTGGCCAAAATGAGGTACGTCGCCGCGGCCGCGGGCACGgtgccgccaccgccgccccCGCCGCGTCCACACGTGGACAATAGTTACTCGTTGCACCGTCGGCTCGACCAAGCGGCGGCGTCAGCATTGGCCGCGGCCGCGTCGGTCCCGATGCCAAGCAGTCGACCGGTCCTGCAGCAGTCGCTGCTGGGAGACTTGTCGCTCCCTATCGTCCCACCGACCGTCCCACCGCCGTCCATCCCGAAAGCCGGCCGTCTGCGGACGAGCGCGTTCACGGCCGTACATGGCCAGCTCCCGCCACAGGACGTTGGTCCGACGCCTTTCGTGTATTGTGACGAACCGGACGTGTCTTCGACCAGCTCGTGGGCTGAAGACATGGCTGCCGCAGCCGCATCCCTGCAGCATCCACCGCTTgatttttcaatgaaaaaaacgGTGGCCGGATGCAGCAACAAGAGGCCCCTGGGCGATATACCGGTAAACGTTCCTACGGCCGCCGCGTCGTCCTCGCACAAGCAGTCGACGACGGCGGCGTCAAGCGGCGATGGCCCTACGCCCGCGCGTGTCCGCAGGCCGGAAGCCGTGGCCGCCGCAGTCAGACCGTGCGAAGGTCCCGATTCCGACCCGAACATGTGGAGGCCCTGGTGA